In one Thermoanaerobacterales bacterium genomic region, the following are encoded:
- a CDS encoding thymidine phosphorylase yields the protein MRMYDLILKKRNGEALTAEEIRYLIDGYVREEIPDYQVAAWLMAVWFKGMDVREMADLTAAIVDSGERADLSGIPGIKLDKHSTGGVGDKTTLVVAPLVAAAGGTVVKMSGRGLGHTGGTIDKLESIPGFRTALSPEEMVSQARAVRLAIVAQTGNLTPADKKLYALRDVTATVDSVPLIAASVMSKKIASGANAVVLDVKAGSGAFMRQAEDALELARAMVGIGQSQGLAVTALITNMDQPLGRAVGNALEVAEALAVLRGEGPADLRELCLLVASHMLVLGRLAPDTGRACETLEGLLAGGKALARFREWVAAQGGDVSIVDDPGRLPRARRRIEVPSPAAGFVQAIDAAAVGRAAMLLGAGRLTKEASIDPAVGVVLRKKIGDPVDAYEALAVMHVNDPVRPGEAAAALKNAYRIGDTRPGPQRMLYHVVGESGQGGGAGPRDLR from the coding sequence ATGCGGATGTATGACCTCATTTTAAAGAAACGCAATGGGGAAGCCCTTACCGCGGAGGAGATCCGCTACCTCATCGACGGCTACGTTCGGGAGGAGATCCCCGACTACCAGGTGGCCGCCTGGCTGATGGCCGTATGGTTTAAAGGGATGGATGTGCGGGAGATGGCCGACCTTACGGCCGCCATCGTTGACTCGGGCGAACGAGCCGATTTGAGCGGCATTCCCGGCATCAAGTTGGACAAGCACAGCACGGGCGGCGTTGGAGACAAGACGACCCTCGTCGTGGCCCCTCTGGTGGCGGCGGCGGGAGGCACGGTGGTGAAGATGTCGGGGCGTGGCCTGGGACACACGGGCGGCACGATTGACAAGCTGGAGTCCATCCCCGGCTTCCGGACCGCGCTCTCGCCGGAAGAGATGGTCTCCCAGGCCCGCGCCGTCCGACTCGCCATTGTCGCCCAGACCGGCAACCTCACCCCGGCCGACAAGAAGCTCTACGCCCTGCGGGATGTCACGGCGACGGTGGACAGCGTCCCTTTGATCGCCGCCAGCGTCATGTCGAAAAAAATCGCCTCCGGCGCGAACGCCGTCGTCCTCGACGTCAAGGCCGGCAGCGGCGCCTTCATGCGGCAGGCCGAAGACGCCCTGGAACTGGCGCGGGCAATGGTGGGCATCGGGCAGTCCCAAGGGCTGGCCGTCACGGCCCTGATCACCAACATGGACCAGCCCCTCGGCCGGGCCGTGGGCAACGCCCTGGAGGTGGCCGAAGCCCTGGCCGTCCTGCGCGGCGAGGGACCGGCCGACCTGCGTGAACTCTGCCTTCTCGTCGCCTCGCATATGCTCGTCCTGGGACGCCTGGCTCCGGATACCGGGAGGGCGTGCGAGACCCTGGAAGGCCTGTTGGCGGGAGGAAAGGCCCTGGCCCGCTTCCGGGAGTGGGTGGCCGCCCAGGGGGGTGACGTATCCATCGTGGACGATCCCGGACGGCTGCCCCGGGCCCGCCGGCGGATCGAAGTTCCTTCTCCGGCCGCCGGGTTCGTACAGGCGATTGACGCAGCCGCCGTCGGTAGGGCGGCCATGCTCCTCGGCGCCGGCCGGTTGACCAAGGAGGCGTCCATCGACCCGGCGGTCGGTGTGGTCCTGCGCAAGAAGATCGGCGACCCCGTGGACGCCTACGAGGCCTTGGCCGTGATGCATGTCAATGACCCGGTCCGCCCCGGCGAGGCGGCAGCCGCTCTGAAAAATGCCTACCGTATCGGAGACACGCGCCCCGGACCGCAACGTATGCTTTACCATGTTGTTGGGGAAAGCGGGCAAGGAGGCGGGGCCGGCCCGCGTGACCTCCGGTGA
- a CDS encoding phosphopentomutase: MTTVDRVFLIVLDSVGCGALPDAAAYGDAGSNTLGHTAAAVGGLKLPHLAAMGLGNVIRLDGVPPAFTPRASWGRMAERSPGKDTTTGHWELAGLILDRPFPVYPEGFPPEVIGEFERLIGRRTLGNRPASGTVIIQELGEEHLRTGYPIVYTSADSVFQVAAHEDVIPVDELYRICRIAREILQGEHAVGRVIARPFTGAPGNFRRTERRHDFSLPPTGPTVLDALSKAGVPVTAVGKIYDIFAGRGISRAIHTADNDEGLRAITGAAADVARGLIFANLVDFDMLYGHRNDPRGYAAALEAFDAALPGITVLLRPGDLLIITADHGCDPTTASTDHSREYVPLLVFNPTRPAGRALGTRETFADVAATIAAAFGLRWPTGESFLKSVVRREKGES; the protein is encoded by the coding sequence TTGACGACAGTTGATCGGGTCTTTCTTATCGTCCTGGACAGCGTCGGGTGCGGCGCCCTGCCCGACGCCGCGGCTTACGGCGATGCCGGCAGCAACACCCTGGGCCATACCGCGGCAGCCGTCGGAGGGCTGAAACTCCCTCACCTGGCCGCAATGGGCCTGGGAAACGTCATCCGGCTCGACGGCGTCCCCCCGGCTTTCACACCCCGGGCGTCGTGGGGGCGGATGGCGGAGCGATCCCCCGGCAAGGACACGACCACCGGCCACTGGGAACTGGCCGGACTGATCCTGGACCGCCCGTTCCCTGTCTATCCCGAGGGCTTCCCCCCGGAGGTTATCGGCGAGTTCGAGAGGCTCATCGGCCGGCGCACCCTGGGCAACCGGCCGGCATCCGGGACGGTGATCATCCAGGAACTGGGGGAGGAGCACCTGCGCACCGGCTACCCCATCGTCTACACCTCGGCGGACAGCGTTTTCCAGGTCGCGGCCCACGAAGACGTCATCCCCGTGGACGAGTTGTACCGGATCTGCCGTATCGCGCGCGAGATTCTGCAGGGCGAACACGCCGTCGGGCGCGTTATCGCCCGCCCCTTCACCGGTGCGCCGGGGAACTTCCGCCGCACCGAGCGCCGGCACGACTTCTCTCTGCCTCCCACCGGGCCGACCGTCCTTGACGCCCTTTCGAAGGCCGGCGTGCCTGTGACCGCCGTGGGGAAGATCTACGACATCTTTGCCGGCCGCGGTATCTCCCGGGCCATCCATACCGCCGACAACGACGAGGGCCTCCGCGCCATCACCGGTGCGGCCGCCGATGTCGCCCGCGGCCTGATCTTCGCCAACCTCGTGGACTTCGACATGCTGTACGGCCACCGCAACGACCCCCGCGGCTATGCCGCCGCCCTCGAAGCCTTCGACGCCGCCCTGCCCGGGATCACGGTGCTCCTGCGTCCGGGGGACCTACTGATCATCACGGCGGATCACGGCTGCGACCCGACGACCGCCAGCACCGATCATTCGCGGGAGTACGTGCCGCTGCTGGTCTTCAACCCGACCCGCCCGGCAGGCCGCGCGCTTGGCACCCGCGAGACGTTTGCCGACGTGGCGGCCACGATTGCCGCCGCCTTCGGTCTTCGGTGGCCCACCGGGGAGAGTTTCCTGAAGAGCGTTGTCCGCAGGGAGAAAGGGGAGTCATAG
- the xerD gene encoding site-specific tyrosine recombinase XerD, translating to MLTALDSFLDFLQVEKGLAANTRRAYATDLKQFISYLHRRGVAGFKDVTRGHITAYLIELQNAARAPATISRHLSAIKTLMRFLADEGFLPADPASEIVSPRPAQHLPGVLTVTEVERLLAAPGSESPLGVRDRAILETLYACGLRVSELTGLQVRDVDLEKLFVRCLGKGSRERIVPLGSMAAHWLGVYLQGIRPALAGRRSGVLFVNRRGRPLTRQTVWKLVARYARAAGIAKAVTPHTLRHSFATHLLDNGADLRVVQELLGHADIVTTQIYTHLTTAKLRRVYDASHPRA from the coding sequence ATGCTGACCGCGCTTGACAGCTTCCTGGACTTCCTGCAGGTCGAGAAAGGTCTGGCGGCCAACACGCGGCGGGCCTACGCCACCGACCTCAAGCAGTTCATCTCCTACCTCCACCGGCGCGGAGTGGCGGGATTCAAGGACGTTACCAGGGGCCACATCACGGCCTACCTCATTGAGCTGCAGAACGCGGCCCGGGCCCCGGCGACCATCTCCCGCCACCTTTCGGCTATCAAAACCCTTATGCGTTTCCTGGCCGACGAAGGCTTCCTTCCCGCGGATCCGGCTTCCGAAATCGTATCCCCGCGCCCGGCACAGCACCTGCCCGGGGTCCTCACCGTCACCGAGGTGGAGCGGCTGCTGGCCGCTCCAGGCTCAGAGTCGCCTCTCGGCGTGCGGGACCGCGCGATCCTGGAGACCCTGTACGCTTGCGGGCTGCGTGTCTCGGAACTGACGGGCCTGCAGGTCCGCGACGTTGACCTGGAGAAGCTGTTCGTTCGCTGTCTCGGCAAGGGCAGCCGCGAGCGCATCGTTCCGCTCGGTTCTATGGCCGCGCACTGGCTCGGCGTTTACCTCCAGGGCATACGCCCCGCCCTGGCCGGGCGCCGCAGCGGGGTGCTCTTTGTGAACCGCCGTGGACGCCCCTTAACCCGCCAGACGGTCTGGAAGCTGGTCGCGCGCTACGCCCGCGCCGCCGGGATCGCCAAGGCGGTTACCCCCCATACCCTGCGGCACTCGTTCGCCACGCATCTCCTGGACAACGGCGCCGATCTCCGCGTCGTGCAGGAACTTCTAGGCCACGCCGACATCGTAACGACGCAGATCTACACCCACCTGACCACCGCCAAGCTGCGCCGGGTCTACGACGCGTCCCATCCGCGGGCGTAA